From the Actinomycetota bacterium genome, one window contains:
- a CDS encoding SOS response-associated peptidase: MCGRFTEPGDIEIIRGFKSRYGIDVNTDPGDAGPPTREERIIAPFNDVNVVYTDREGVIRLGSMYWQLIQPWNRYFESSYTCFNVRKESLSRRHNEPLLRRHRCILPVRSFFETRKVGGKPVKPREAYEFVLRDSGLMALGGIYSVWINPADRDDRRYSCSIITMEPNEIVGEVHDRMPFVLPGDDVSRWLDASVNDFDEIMSMIRPVASESLQRTRE; the protein is encoded by the coding sequence ATGTGCGGACGTTTCACGGAACCAGGCGACATAGAGATCATCCGTGGCTTTAAGTCACGCTACGGCATTGACGTCAACACCGATCCCGGCGACGCCGGCCCTCCCACGCGCGAAGAAAGAATCATCGCCCCCTTCAATGACGTCAACGTCGTTTACACCGATCGCGAAGGCGTCATCCGGCTGGGCTCGATGTACTGGCAGCTGATCCAGCCCTGGAACCGCTACTTCGAGTCGAGTTACACCTGCTTCAACGTCCGCAAGGAATCGCTCTCCAGGCGTCACAACGAGCCGTTGCTGCGGCGCCACCGCTGTATCCTGCCTGTGCGCAGCTTCTTCGAGACCCGCAAGGTCGGCGGCAAGCCTGTAAAACCCCGCGAAGCCTACGAGTTCGTGCTCAGGGACAGCGGCCTGATGGCGCTGGGCGGCATCTATTCCGTCTGGATAAATCCCGCCGACCGCGACGACCGGCGCTATAGCTGCAGCATCATCACCATGGAACCAAACGAGATCGTCGGCGAGGTGCACGACCGCATGCCTTTCGTGCTTCCCGGCGACGATGTCAGCCGCTGGCTCGATGCCTCCGTCAATGACTTCGATGAGATCATGAGCATGATCCGTCCGGTCGCCTCCGAATCGCTGCAGCGGACCAGGGAATAA
- a CDS encoding WecB/TagA/CpsF family glycosyltransferase encodes MSASDLKNRDGRLKVLGVQVDRVDSKQALATIETMLDTPACKQVVTLNPEYVMRATEDPELMRILNGAELSVPDGMGIVWASRILGEPLKGRITGTGLLPEIARICASRGQSLFLLGGQPGVAGLAAARLSEQIPGLAIAGVSSNDPGNVTDPQTVELINGSGADVLAVAYGCPKQDFWIDRNRGKLTGVRVAIGVGGALDFISGQVPRAPRWIRRAGMEWLFRLGLEPSRLGRMIALPRFGWRVLRARARSVRKNLR; translated from the coding sequence ATGAGCGCTAGCGATTTGAAAAATCGCGACGGCCGCCTCAAGGTCCTCGGCGTACAGGTTGACCGCGTCGACTCAAAGCAGGCATTGGCAACGATCGAAACCATGCTCGATACGCCAGCGTGCAAGCAGGTCGTCACCCTGAACCCCGAATATGTCATGCGGGCCACCGAGGATCCGGAGTTGATGCGGATTCTCAACGGCGCCGAGTTGAGTGTCCCCGATGGCATGGGCATCGTCTGGGCTTCGCGCATTCTTGGTGAGCCTCTCAAGGGAAGGATCACCGGCACGGGGCTTCTTCCCGAGATCGCGCGCATCTGCGCCAGCCGCGGCCAGAGCCTGTTTCTGCTGGGAGGTCAACCGGGCGTCGCCGGACTGGCGGCCGCAAGGCTGAGCGAACAGATCCCCGGGCTCGCCATCGCCGGCGTCAGCTCCAACGACCCGGGAAACGTCACAGACCCACAAACCGTCGAACTTATCAACGGTTCCGGCGCCGATGTTCTGGCGGTCGCCTACGGCTGCCCCAAGCAGGATTTCTGGATCGACCGCAACCGCGGCAAACTGACGGGAGTGCGCGTAGCGATCGGCGTCGGCGGCGCCCTGGATTTTATCTCCGGCCAGGTGCCTCGCGCGCCCAGGTGGATCCGCCGGGCCGGGATGGAATGGCTGTTCAGACTGGGTCTTGAGCCTAGCCGCCTCGGGCGGATGATCGCCCTGCCGCGCTTCGGCTGGCGAGTGCTGAGAGCCCGGGCAAGAAGCGTCCGTAAGAATTTACGTTAA
- a CDS encoding flippase-like domain-containing protein, whose protein sequence is MTESTGSQGSKAPPDSSGGGQRIKSILSSRLLRAGVSLGLLALLLVRTDLSQLGETLRGVSFSMLAVAFLIFLVCNLVNVYKWQLIIRKQGLQVSSIYLTKLYYMGLFFNNFLPTNIGGDVVKVWKLSKVTGKGHDAVSSVVIDRAGSTLGILLLALVPTMFRLSQLGTNVAIPIFAMFFIAVLLIAFLSSERAVRALGRFRLFRADPFGLRNHLKSFYYSLYQFRDHKLTLALFMLWSLVYQALHILTVYFVALALDIEIPAYYYFLFVPVVMAVTMMPISLNGVGTREVTWVLLFRQVIEDPELARTLAISLSLLSFVVISMISLAGGVFYLLDRSTPPLTEEEASAIEEEERGAFSLDESGSGATRAMAEETNG, encoded by the coding sequence GTGACTGAATCGACCGGCAGCCAGGGGTCGAAGGCCCCGCCCGATAGTTCCGGCGGCGGGCAACGGATCAAGTCGATCCTCAGTTCGCGCCTGCTGCGGGCCGGAGTCAGCCTGGGATTGCTGGCGCTGCTCCTGGTCCGCACCGACCTGTCACAGCTGGGCGAGACGCTGCGCGGAGTCTCCTTCAGCATGCTTGCCGTCGCCTTCCTGATATTCCTGGTCTGCAACCTCGTCAATGTCTACAAATGGCAGTTGATCATCCGGAAGCAGGGCCTGCAGGTCTCGAGCATCTATCTGACCAAGCTCTATTACATGGGCCTCTTCTTCAACAACTTCCTGCCGACCAATATCGGCGGCGACGTCGTCAAGGTCTGGAAGCTCTCCAAGGTCACGGGCAAAGGGCACGACGCCGTCAGCTCCGTTGTCATCGATCGCGCCGGATCCACGCTCGGGATCCTTCTGCTCGCCCTTGTTCCCACGATGTTCCGCCTGAGTCAGCTGGGCACGAACGTGGCGATACCGATTTTTGCGATGTTCTTCATCGCCGTGCTGCTCATCGCCTTTCTCTCCAGCGAGAGGGCGGTACGGGCTTTGGGGCGCTTCAGGCTGTTCCGCGCCGACCCGTTCGGCCTGCGGAACCACCTTAAGTCATTTTATTACTCGCTCTACCAGTTCCGGGACCACAAGCTGACTCTCGCCCTTTTCATGCTATGGTCGCTCGTTTATCAGGCGCTTCATATCCTCACGGTTTATTTTGTCGCCCTGGCGCTCGACATTGAGATTCCCGCTTATTATTATTTTCTTTTTGTTCCAGTCGTCATGGCGGTGACCATGATGCCGATCTCGTTAAACGGCGTGGGAACACGCGAAGTGACGTGGGTCCTGCTTTTCCGGCAGGTTATCGAAGACCCGGAGCTGGCAAGGACCCTGGCCATATCCCTGTCGCTGCTGAGCTTTGTCGTGATAAGCATGATCAGTCTCGCGGGAGGCGTCTTCTACCTGCTCGACCGTTCGACGCCACCGCTCACGGAGGAAGAGGCGTCGGCGATCGAGGAAGAGGAGCGCGGCGCTTTTTCCCTGGATGAATCCGGAAGCGGCGCCACTCGCGCCATGGCGGAGGAAACAAATGGCTGA
- the lysS gene encoding lysine--tRNA ligase, translated as MGERPMSEAEERRQKLDSLLESGESPYRNRFPGPEPVAPLLERYAGFESGDSSDEEHRIAGRILIKRGHGKATFLVLKETSARIQLYGNVDILGEATYEEFRRLDIGDVIGVSGPVFRTRRGELSIEVRSFILLAKALHPLPEKWHGLTDVEIRYRQRYLDLIVNDEVHRAFYIRGKVLSSLRRFMDARGFLEVETPILQTIPGGATARSFETHHNALDIELYMRIALELHLKRLLVGGFDKVYEIGRIFRNEGISTKHNPEFTMMESQQAYADYNDVMEMIEQLVAHIAGEVLGTLKVPWKEEEIDLTPPWRRATLRDLIREHSGVDFVEYPEREALLAKVQELGVEVDPAAGWGKLVDELLTNFVEPRLIQPTFIVDYPLELSPLARPKDEDPSLVERFEGFIGGMEISNCFSELTDPLDQRRRFEEQAAQREAGDEEAGFVDDDFLTALEYGMPPSGGSGLGIDRLCMILTDSPSIRDVILFPLLRPEK; from the coding sequence ATGGGCGAGAGGCCTATGTCCGAGGCCGAAGAGCGCCGCCAGAAGCTCGACAGCCTCCTGGAATCGGGCGAATCCCCTTATCGCAACCGCTTCCCCGGTCCCGAACCCGTGGCGCCGCTGCTCGAGCGCTACGCCGGTTTCGAGAGCGGCGACTCCAGCGACGAAGAGCACCGCATCGCCGGCCGCATCCTCATCAAGCGCGGACACGGCAAGGCCACCTTCCTGGTGCTCAAGGAAACAAGCGCGCGCATACAGCTCTACGGAAACGTGGATATCCTCGGCGAAGCGACCTATGAGGAATTCCGCCGTCTTGATATAGGCGACGTTATCGGCGTCTCCGGCCCGGTATTCCGCACCCGCCGCGGCGAGCTTTCCATCGAAGTAAGATCTTTCATCCTGCTGGCCAAGGCGCTGCACCCGCTGCCGGAGAAGTGGCACGGGCTCACCGACGTCGAGATCCGTTACCGCCAGCGCTACCTCGACCTGATCGTCAACGACGAGGTGCACCGGGCCTTTTATATCCGAGGCAAGGTGCTCTCCAGCCTCAGGCGCTTTATGGATGCCCGCGGTTTCCTCGAGGTCGAGACGCCGATCCTGCAGACGATTCCCGGCGGTGCCACGGCGCGCTCTTTCGAGACCCACCACAACGCGCTCGACATCGAGCTCTACATGCGCATCGCCCTGGAGCTGCATCTGAAGCGGCTGCTGGTCGGCGGATTTGACAAGGTCTACGAGATCGGCCGCATCTTCCGCAACGAAGGCATCTCCACAAAGCACAATCCCGAATTCACGATGATGGAATCGCAGCAGGCCTACGCCGACTACAACGATGTCATGGAGATGATCGAACAGCTGGTCGCCCATATCGCCGGGGAGGTCCTGGGCACGCTCAAGGTTCCCTGGAAGGAAGAAGAGATCGACCTGACGCCGCCGTGGCGCCGCGCGACCCTGCGCGATCTCATCCGCGAGCATAGCGGCGTTGACTTCGTGGAATATCCCGAGCGCGAAGCGTTATTAGCAAAAGTGCAGGAACTTGGTGTTGAAGTCGACCCGGCCGCCGGCTGGGGCAAGCTGGTTGACGAGCTGCTCACCAACTTCGTCGAGCCCAGGTTGATACAGCCGACGTTTATTGTTGATTACCCACTGGAGCTCTCGCCGCTGGCCCGGCCCAAAGACGAAGACCCATCCCTGGTCGAGCGCTTCGAGGGCTTTATCGGCGGCATGGAGATTTCCAACTGCTTCAGCGAGCTCACCGATCCGCTGGACCAGCGCCGGCGTTTCGAGGAGCAGGCGGCCCAGCGCGAGGCCGGCGACGAGGAAGCTGGCTTCGTCGACGACGATTTCCTGACGGCTCTCGAGTACGGCATGCCGCCATCGGGCGGCTCGGGCCTGGGCATCGACCGACTCTGCATGATCCTCACCGACTCGCCGAGCATCCGCGACGTCATTCTTTTCCCTCTGCTGCGGCCGGAGAAGTAG
- a CDS encoding glycosyltransferase family 2 protein: MAEDPRILIIIPAHNEADSLARVIGEIRAAVTADIVVVDDGSTDNTAAIALRENVELLSMPFNLGIGSTMQTGFKFAHRGGYDIAVQVDGDGQHDPSELQLILKPVINGECDLAMGSRYLERGSYSGSAGRRAGTAIFSRILSLMTRERLTDATSGFRAINRRLIELFAHDYPRDYPEVEVLLIIHLARFRIREVPVAMRRRGGGRSSINSFRSVYYMVKVLLALLVAASRRHAPELNEES; the protein is encoded by the coding sequence ATGGCTGAAGATCCGCGCATCCTGATAATCATACCGGCGCATAACGAAGCCGACAGCCTCGCCCGCGTTATCGGCGAGATCCGCGCCGCCGTCACGGCCGACATCGTCGTCGTGGATGACGGCTCGACAGACAATACCGCCGCGATAGCGCTGCGGGAGAATGTGGAGCTGCTGAGCATGCCTTTTAACCTCGGCATCGGCAGCACCATGCAGACCGGATTCAAATTCGCCCACCGCGGCGGTTACGACATCGCCGTGCAGGTCGACGGCGACGGCCAGCACGATCCGTCCGAGCTGCAGCTGATCCTCAAGCCGGTCATCAACGGCGAATGCGACCTGGCCATGGGTTCACGGTATCTCGAGCGCGGCAGCTACAGCGGCTCCGCCGGCCGGCGCGCCGGCACCGCCATCTTTTCCCGGATCCTGTCGCTGATGACCCGTGAGAGGCTGACCGACGCCACCTCTGGCTTCCGCGCCATCAATCGCAGGCTGATCGAGCTCTTCGCCCACGATTATCCGCGGGATTACCCCGAAGTCGAGGTGCTGCTGATAATCCACCTGGCGCGTTTCCGTATCCGCGAAGTGCCCGTCGCCATGCGCCGCCGGGGCGGCGGCCGTTCATCGATCAACAGTTTCCGTTCCGTGTATTACATGGTCAAGGTGCTGCTGGCGCTGCTCGTGGCTGCCTCCAGGCGCCATGCGCCCGAGCTCAACGAGGAATCATGA
- a CDS encoding ATP-binding protein, with amino-acid sequence MKGFTKSLRGRLAAYFALSIVISLLISGVLAGALVQRYLRQRTISDLRFQSEALASQIESEGLPQRRYITDLERMYQTRALIIPYGSDQSLGRLPQSAPGTDQAAPSSPITPSLDWDLLKNGGTQVQETDITGLEHNLVVVAHGFNAGGDFAGAVVLAKPLRTFQSWRPLALEIVIAGIASLAVSLLLAFLLARRLSRPLHEITQAATAVAEGDYSTELAVRSNDEIGRLADAFRNMTAEVRQAQEQQRQFVMNVSHELKTPLTAISGHAQALSEGVAEDPAAVAKSLGVIVSETRRLSRLIEDLISVAKFDARQFELKRTTVSIADVFGAVVDGLSRDAGERGVELDSQGTVETPGLTLATDPDRLRQILSNLTLNSLSHTTAGGKVTISSRRLPAASGEPERIAIEVSDTGVGIEFADLPHVFDRFYRAGNGVKGAGLGLGLAISRELARALGGDITVASTPGKGSRFTLTLPLSD; translated from the coding sequence ATGAAGGGTTTCACTAAAAGCCTGAGGGGGCGGCTTGCCGCATATTTCGCTCTCTCGATCGTCATCTCGCTGCTTATTTCAGGAGTCCTCGCCGGAGCCCTGGTGCAGCGTTACCTGCGCCAGAGGACGATATCCGACCTTCGCTTCCAGTCCGAGGCGCTCGCCAGTCAGATCGAGTCCGAAGGGTTGCCACAGCGCCGCTACATCACCGATCTAGAGCGGATGTACCAGACCCGCGCTCTCATCATTCCTTACGGCAGCGACCAGTCGCTGGGCCGCCTGCCGCAGTCCGCTCCGGGAACCGACCAGGCGGCGCCCAGCTCCCCGATCACGCCGTCGCTTGACTGGGACCTGCTCAAGAACGGCGGCACCCAGGTCCAGGAGACCGACATCACCGGCCTGGAACACAACCTGGTCGTGGTCGCCCATGGCTTCAATGCCGGCGGCGACTTTGCCGGCGCCGTCGTGCTCGCCAAGCCGCTGCGGACATTCCAGTCATGGCGGCCGCTGGCGCTGGAGATCGTGATCGCCGGGATCGCTTCCCTGGCGGTCTCGCTGCTGCTGGCCTTCCTGCTGGCCCGGCGGCTGTCGCGGCCGCTGCACGAGATCACGCAGGCGGCGACCGCCGTTGCCGAGGGCGATTATTCCACCGAGCTCGCGGTGCGATCCAATGACGAGATCGGGCGCCTGGCGGATGCGTTCCGTAACATGACCGCTGAGGTGAGGCAGGCCCAGGAGCAGCAGCGGCAGTTCGTCATGAATGTCAGCCACGAGCTGAAGACTCCGCTTACCGCGATCTCCGGTCATGCCCAGGCGCTCAGTGAGGGCGTTGCCGAAGACCCCGCGGCGGTCGCCAAATCTCTGGGAGTCATCGTGTCGGAGACCAGGAGGCTCAGCCGCCTGATCGAGGACCTGATCAGCGTGGCCAAATTCGATGCCCGCCAGTTCGAGCTCAAGCGGACCACGGTCTCGATCGCCGATGTTTTCGGGGCGGTGGTCGATGGACTCTCGCGCGACGCCGGCGAGCGCGGTGTCGAGCTCGATTCCCAGGGAACCGTGGAAACCCCCGGCCTCACCCTGGCGACAGACCCGGACCGCCTGCGGCAGATCCTCTCGAACCTGACCCTGAACTCGCTCTCGCACACCACCGCCGGGGGCAAGGTGACGATCTCCTCGCGGCGCCTGCCGGCCGCTTCCGGGGAACCGGAGCGGATAGCGATCGAGGTATCTGACACCGGTGTGGGCATCGAGTTCGCCGATCTGCCACACGTCTTCGACCGATTCTACCGGGCCGGCAACGGCGTCAAAGGCGCGGGCCTGGGGCTCGGCCTGGCCATCTCCCGCGAGCTTGCCCGGGCCCTTGGCGGCGACATTACCGTCGCCTCAACTCCGGGGAAGGGCTCCCGTTTCACCCTGACGCTGCCGCTATCGGACTAG
- a CDS encoding DUF2304 domain-containing protein — MVSAVLALLIFQLIRRKKLKEQYSLLWFVIVAVMFLLSVWGQPLTWLSEATGIQLPSNTLFVLAILFLFGMALHFSLLVSRLTDQSKMLAQKLALLELDLRRQQEPSGEDDSAGGPVAVIVEDPEDPAAIDGPDARD, encoded by the coding sequence GTGGTCTCGGCCGTCCTGGCCCTCCTGATATTCCAACTGATCCGCCGGAAGAAACTCAAGGAGCAGTATTCGCTGCTGTGGTTCGTGATCGTGGCGGTGATGTTCCTGCTTTCAGTCTGGGGACAGCCCCTGACATGGCTCAGCGAGGCGACCGGCATACAGCTTCCCTCCAATACGCTTTTCGTCCTGGCCATCCTCTTCCTGTTCGGAATGGCCCTCCACTTCTCGCTGCTGGTCTCGCGCCTGACCGACCAGAGCAAGATGCTGGCCCAGAAACTGGCGCTGCTCGAGCTCGACCTGCGCCGGCAGCAGGAGCCCTCCGGCGAAGATGACAGCGCCGGCGGACCGGTGGCCGTCATCGTGGAAGACCCCGAGGACCCGGCCGCGATCGACGGTCCCGACGCACGTGACTGA
- a CDS encoding SDR family oxidoreductase: MAKERQKVSVVTGAAGFIGSHLSDYLLKNGHRVIGLDNLNTGTLRNLEHIDSEDFIYMNVDITQFIEIPGEVDFVYHLASPASPIDYLQIPLHTLKVGAVGTRNAIGLAKNKRARFLLTSTSEVYGDPEVHPQTEDYWGNVNPIGPRSVYDEAKRYAETTTMAYHRQQGLDTRIVRLFNTYGPRMRPYDGRAVPTFIRQALEDKHLTVFGDGSQTRSFCYISDLVEGIFRVMMSSYHGPVNLGNPSEYTIKQLAEMIIEMTGSKSEVVYQALPTDDPKRRRPNIGLAKKLTGWEPSIPVEDGLKRTVDWFSEYFEEEGAF, encoded by the coding sequence TTGGCCAAGGAGAGACAGAAAGTCTCGGTAGTGACCGGCGCCGCCGGTTTTATCGGGTCCCATTTAAGCGATTATCTGCTCAAGAACGGGCATCGCGTCATCGGACTGGACAATCTCAATACCGGCACGCTACGGAATCTCGAGCACATAGATTCCGAGGATTTCATCTACATGAACGTGGATATCACCCAGTTCATCGAGATTCCCGGGGAAGTGGATTTCGTCTACCACCTCGCCAGCCCCGCCAGCCCCATCGATTACCTGCAGATCCCGCTGCACACCCTCAAGGTGGGCGCCGTCGGCACCCGTAACGCCATCGGCCTGGCAAAAAACAAGCGGGCGCGTTTTCTGCTGACTTCCACCTCCGAGGTCTATGGCGACCCCGAGGTGCACCCGCAGACCGAGGATTACTGGGGCAACGTCAACCCCATCGGGCCGCGCAGCGTCTATGACGAGGCCAAGAGATACGCCGAGACCACGACCATGGCCTATCACCGCCAGCAGGGGCTCGACACCCGTATCGTCAGGCTGTTTAACACTTACGGCCCCCGGATGCGCCCCTATGACGGCAGGGCGGTGCCGACCTTCATCCGCCAGGCGCTGGAGGACAAGCACCTGACTGTCTTCGGCGACGGCAGTCAGACGCGGAGCTTCTGTTATATCTCCGACCTGGTCGAGGGCATCTTCCGGGTGATGATGAGCAGCTATCACGGGCCTGTGAACCTGGGCAACCCTTCGGAGTATACGATCAAGCAGCTGGCGGAGATGATCATCGAGATGACCGGCAGCAAGAGCGAGGTCGTCTACCAGGCGCTGCCCACCGACGACCCCAAGCGCCGGCGCCCGAACATCGGCCTGGCCAAGAAGCTGACCGGCTGGGAGCCGTCCATCCCCGTGGAAGACGGACTCAAGCGCACAGTCGACTGGTTCAGCGAATATTTCGAGGAGGAAGGCGCCTTCTAG
- a CDS encoding response regulator transcription factor, with translation MTRSFHEQFFTLLEPMTVNKSSILVIEDEESIASFVSMYLKKEGFSVDVAGTGSFGLKLAKENSPRVILLDLMLPDIDGFEVCRRLRHDSDVPIIMLTARDAATDKVVGLELGADDYITKPFDPRELVARVKSVLRRSEAASRGEDAVITVGEVTLHPGRREVQVGGEEVKLTAKEFELLHFLMINQGLALSRRQLLEQVWGYDFYGDTRTIDVHINQVRKKLGDAVRIETVRSVGYKLTA, from the coding sequence GTGACGAGAAGTTTCCACGAGCAGTTCTTTACGCTGCTTGAACCGATGACCGTGAACAAATCATCCATACTTGTGATCGAAGACGAGGAGAGTATCGCCTCGTTTGTTTCCATGTACCTGAAAAAAGAAGGTTTCTCGGTCGATGTAGCCGGCACCGGCAGCTTCGGGCTGAAGCTGGCGAAAGAGAACTCCCCCCGCGTGATCCTCCTGGACCTGATGCTTCCCGATATAGACGGCTTTGAAGTCTGCCGCCGCCTGCGGCACGATTCGGATGTGCCCATTATCATGCTCACCGCCCGCGACGCCGCCACCGACAAGGTGGTCGGACTCGAGCTCGGGGCGGATGACTATATCACCAAGCCTTTTGACCCGCGCGAGCTGGTGGCCCGGGTCAAGTCTGTGCTGCGGCGCTCGGAGGCGGCCAGCCGCGGCGAGGATGCCGTCATCACCGTCGGCGAAGTCACTCTTCATCCCGGCCGTCGCGAGGTGCAGGTCGGAGGCGAGGAGGTCAAGCTTACCGCCAAGGAATTCGAGCTGCTCCATTTTCTCATGATCAACCAGGGCCTGGCCCTTTCCCGCCGGCAGCTCCTGGAGCAGGTGTGGGGCTATGATTTCTATGGCGACACCCGCACGATCGACGTGCACATCAACCAGGTCCGCAAGAAGCTGGGGGATGCCGTCAGGATCGAGACCGTGCGCAGCGTCGGTTACAAGCTCACGGCCTGA
- the greA gene encoding transcription elongation factor GreA, protein MPDKEVILTAEGYQRLSEEIEYLSTIKREEVSERIKEAREFGDISENSEYNEAKNEQAKLEMRIGTLELKLRNARVLSGAEIKTDAVGIGCKVHLKDEKAGESYHYTVVGSAEADPANMKLSNESPVGKAIMGHKAGDIVKVATPRGAAKYKIVSIKKG, encoded by the coding sequence TTGCCAGACAAGGAAGTCATACTTACAGCTGAGGGCTATCAGCGTCTCTCCGAAGAGATCGAATACCTGTCGACGATCAAGCGCGAAGAGGTTTCGGAACGCATCAAGGAAGCCCGCGAGTTCGGCGACATCAGCGAGAACAGCGAATACAACGAAGCCAAGAACGAGCAGGCCAAACTCGAGATGCGCATCGGCACGCTCGAGCTCAAGCTCCGCAACGCCCGGGTCCTCTCAGGCGCCGAGATCAAGACCGACGCCGTCGGCATCGGCTGCAAGGTCCATCTCAAGGATGAAAAGGCCGGCGAATCGTATCATTACACGGTGGTCGGTTCGGCCGAGGCCGATCCAGCCAATATGAAACTCTCTAACGAATCCCCCGTGGGCAAGGCGATCATGGGCCACAAGGCCGGCGATATCGTCAAGGTCGCCACGCCCCGCGGCGCCGCCAAGTACAAGATCGTTTCCATCAAGAAGGGATAG
- a CDS encoding glycosyltransferase family 4 protein yields the protein METYVSSLCRQLAQRGHDTDVATLDYLFKSHEPLPHYERAGGTDIIRLPSAGTARLFFAPRLMEMAPRYDIVHVHGVDFFIDMLGTCKKAHGRPLVLSTHGGFFHTTWIPGVKQAYFQTVTRFSLRGVDRVIASSPKDEQLFASVSKRVTLVENGIDFPAFAAVEKPAGLADEKLVFIGRISKNKRVDLLLAMMAQLRRTHPLATLTVIGPDWEGLQADLERQALALGIGGAVDFAGVLPQDKMLEELAGARLFVSASQYEAFGLSTVEAMATGTVPVVSAIPAFVDLVEDGVTGFLTDFCNPEAAAAVVAAALEIPEDKMAGISAAAGESASRHDWSLVAKDIIAIYEEVLAGYERQRKT from the coding sequence ATGGAAACGTACGTTTCCAGCCTCTGCCGGCAGCTGGCCCAACGCGGCCATGACACCGACGTAGCCACCCTTGACTACCTTTTCAAGTCGCACGAACCGCTGCCGCACTACGAGCGGGCCGGCGGCACCGACATCATCCGCCTGCCCTCCGCCGGCACGGCGCGCCTTTTCTTTGCGCCCCGCCTGATGGAGATGGCCCCGAGGTACGACATCGTACACGTGCACGGAGTAGATTTCTTCATCGATATGCTCGGCACCTGCAAAAAAGCCCACGGCCGGCCGCTGGTTCTATCCACCCATGGCGGATTTTTTCATACGACCTGGATACCCGGGGTCAAACAGGCATATTTCCAGACCGTGACCCGTTTTTCGCTCCGCGGCGTCGATCGCGTCATCGCTTCGAGCCCGAAGGACGAGCAGCTGTTTGCTTCCGTCAGCAAGCGGGTGACGCTGGTAGAGAACGGCATCGACTTCCCGGCGTTCGCCGCCGTGGAAAAACCCGCCGGCCTTGCGGATGAAAAGCTCGTTTTCATCGGCCGCATATCCAAGAACAAGCGCGTGGACCTGCTGCTGGCGATGATGGCCCAGCTGCGGCGCACGCATCCGCTTGCGACGCTGACCGTGATCGGTCCCGACTGGGAAGGACTGCAGGCGGATCTCGAGCGCCAGGCCCTGGCTCTCGGCATCGGCGGCGCCGTCGATTTCGCGGGTGTCCTGCCTCAGGATAAGATGCTTGAAGAGCTGGCGGGCGCCCGGCTGTTCGTATCCGCCTCGCAATACGAGGCATTCGGCCTCTCAACGGTGGAAGCGATGGCTACGGGCACGGTGCCGGTCGTCAGCGCTATCCCGGCCTTCGTGGACCTGGTGGAAGACGGCGTCACCGGTTTTCTGACTGATTTTTGCAACCCCGAGGCCGCGGCTGCCGTGGTTGCCGCGGCGCTTGAGATTCCCGAGGATAAAATGGCGGGAATTAGCGCTGCGGCGGGCGAGTCAGCCTCACGCCACGACTGGAGCCTTGTCGCTAAAGACATCATCGCTATCTATGAAGAGGTGCTTGCGGGGTATGAGCGTCAGAGAAAAACATGA